The Blautia pseudococcoides genome segment AAATATTCCTGTTATGAAATACAACCTCCCCTGCACTGTTTCTTATATTTGTAGTACAGATGACCGTTTCCTTATCATTTGAGACGGAGGAGGGAACACCGATGGATACAGCATCTATGTTCTCAATTCCGTTGGAAACCCTGTACTTCTCAATAATTTCACAGAGCTTCTTCACAGGGTTGTGGGCATTGGCAATGTAAAAGCTTTTGATGACAGAAGGATTCCTCATCTCATTTTCCGGGGTCACAGCCCCGATGCGGAGATTTGTCCCACCCAGATCAATGCCTATTATTACATTATTCATTCTCCACTTCTCTTCTTTCTTCGTAACTGTTCCGAATTTTCACAGTTAATTATAAATCTCATCCACCCAGGCATCTCTCACCATATGAAAGCAGCCGCGCATCATATGATACTCATCATACAGCGCCTGACGGACTTGCACATGGATTGGGATCGCCTCATTCTCCAGAGATTCCACAAATTCCTGGAAACGTGTCATGATAAGCCTGCTGTAGTCACTGTAGCAGCTGTCCACAACCAGCATTCCCGGATTATATACCCACAGCAGATTGTACAGAACCCTGACAATGACATCCAGCGCCTCATCTACGATCCTTTTCACTTCCTCCACCTGCTCCTCATAAGCGCGGATCACCTCTTTGAACTTCTTATCAATGCCCGCCTGACGAAGTTTACGGTTCAGGACTGATACAGAGATCATATCCTCAAATGTGGTATATTTTTTTCCTGCGGTGTCTGTGAGCAAAAGCATCTTTCCCACCTCTCCGGCCATGAGCTCCTCACCCATGACCGCAGTGCCTCTGTGGATAAAGAACCCACCCACACCATGACCGCAGTAAAAATAAAACTGGCTGTCTGCTTCAGAATCCATACTCTCATACTCTGACCATGCTGCCGGAACCACATCGTGCAGAACTAAAATATTACCGATTCCAAACGCTTCCGCAAACAATTGTTTTATATGCAGGTCCTTAAAGTCAGCTATGAGGTCATAATTAACCAGGTCAACATTTTCATAATAGGCACTTGGAACAAACACTGCAATCCCCACCGTAACTGTATGCAAAGCCGCAAGCTTTTCCTTTATCAGTCCAACCGCACGCAGGAGATTCTCCCTGTAGGTGCATTTGGGGTCAAATTCCAGTGTCTGCTCTGCCTCAGGTGCCTCATAGATATCATATATGAGGAAACTGATCTCATCTACAGATGTCAGATTGATGCATACAATATTGCCGAACTTTTCATTTATTTCAAGTGCTTTGGGTTTTCTGCCCACGTCACTGCCGCCGCAGACTTTTTCCACAAGGATACCGCCCCCGATCAGGTCATCCACAATATGCTTTACCGTCATGACACTGATATGGTTTTCTTTAGCCAGCTCACTTCTGGTCTTGGTCTTGTCCCGTAAAATACTCTGCATAATGTTCACAACATTTACATTTCTAATGGTGCTGACTGTCAGCGTCTGTTTTCTATCTGCATCTATAGTCATTGAAATCACTTCCTTATTATTTTTTAACTGTCACTGCCTTTACATTTACGATTTTTCTCTATTGTAACGGATAATGCCTGCTATTTCAAACATTCTGTGAGAGATTTCTCAATGACAGCTACTGCCTCATCCACATTTTCTTTTGAAGTGATCAGTGCAGGATGCATAACCACAACTACATTTTCCAGGTTTTTTCTACTCTCCAGCTCTGTCACCAGTCCATTTTGAAGCATGGATTCATAGAATTCCTGACCAAGTACATATTTATCTTCTGAAGATGTTCCCTCCAGCTCCATGCCCTGCAGAAGTCCATGTCCCCGAACATCTTTGATGACCGGGTATTTATCCTTCAGCTCCAGAAGCCTGCTGTGCAGATAGTCACCTACCACACGGCTGTTCTTCACAAGACCGTCACGCTCAATGATCTCAATATTCTTCAGGGCACTGCGGCATGTCAGCGGATAACAGGAATGGGTATGTCCGTGAAGGTTGATCTTGCTCATTGCCTCACCGATTTCTTTTCATATACTTAAGCATTGCGGCCTGCAAAATAACCGCTGGCTGTGGCTTCACGTATTCTTCCTGTCTTTTTGCAGTCTCCAACTGCTATAAAATCTATTCCCAAATCATAACAGGTATCTCGCAGCCTGTTTGTTTCTGAATCTTTTGGACGCACACCCGCTGCGATGAGGACGGAATCCGCCGCCAGCATTCTTTCTTCTCCGTCTTTATTTTTTACGATGGCGCCATCCTCTGTGATCATCCTACAGGAACAGCCTGTCAGCACCGGGATTTTATAGTATGCTATCTTTTCATCTATCATCTGCTTCAGTCCGCCGTCAGCCTCCCCTGCGATAATATCAGTCATTTCTACGATAGTTACATTTTTCCCATCCTGGGCAAGGGCTATGGCCTCCTCACATCCCATAAGGCCCCCGCCGATTATCACCGTATTATTTCCCGGAACGGCTCCTGACCGATGCATAGATGCAGCGTACAATACATTGTTATCAGCAATTCCCTCAATAGGCGGAATAAACGGATCCCCGCCTATGGCGCCTATAACCAGATCCGGTTCCGCACTCCGGATCAGTTCCGGGGTCACGACCGTATTCATACGGACTTCAACCTGGCTGTCTTCTATACGGCTGATAAGCGAATCCCTGAACTTACGGATATCCTGCTTGAACTCAATATGATCAGAATAACTGAGTGTTTTTCCAAGAGAATCACTTGCCTCACATAAAATAACCTTGTGCCCCCTCTCCAGCGCACCTAAAGCAGCCTGCATTCCTGCCGGGCCGCCGCCTGCTATCAGAATCTTTTTCTCCACTGTTTTAAAGGAATTCTCCCTGGCTATTTCACGAAGCCTTCCCATAACAGGATTCACAGAACAATATACCACACCGTTTGGATATGGTACATAAGGGATAAGTGCGCCACTGTTACAGCGCATACAGCGGATACAGTGGGCAATTTCACTGCTCTTTCCCTTCAATGCCTTTTTAGGAAGAAACGGGTCTGCTATCATTTGACGTCCCATCGCAACCATATCTACCTTTTCTTCCTCCAGCAGTTTTTCCATATCATCCGGATCTGACAATCCTCCGATACCTGTAACAGGTACACTGACTGCTTTTTTTATAGCTGCTGCATATGGTATGTTTACACCATTTGGGAAAAACGGTCCCGGAAACATTCGCACCATAGTGGCCGGGTCATGGAAACTCCCCACAGATACATGGAATGAATCCACCTTGCTCTCAATCATATGGGCAAAAACTGCCATTTCTTCCTCTTCCAGACCTCCCTCAATAAGCTCTGAACCTGAAATACGATATTCAATGGGAAAATTCCTCCCGCAGCGCGCCCTCACTCTATCCAAAACCATAATAGGGAATCGGGCACGGTTTTCCAGACTCCCCCCATATTCATCTGTCCGTTTATTATTTAATGGTGAAAGGAATTGGTCTAAAAGCCATCCGTGACCTCCATGTATCATTACCATATCAACACCTGCAAATTTCGCCATAAAAGCCGCCTCTGCATAGGCGTCGGCAATTTCATTCATCATCTCCTCCGTCATTTCTTTCACTTTGGCACCATAATGATTGACTGACGGGGACGGCCCCCACACCTCCCCGTTATCAGGAAGATAAGCAGGATGGGCTCTTCTCCCGGAGTGCACAAGCTCTATGGATACAAACGTGTCATACTGATGCACGCTGTCAACCAGCCTTGTCAAGGACGGCAGGAGGCCCGGATCATCCAGATGGGCCATCCGCGGATGACATGCATCCGTACGTGAATGGATTCCGGTCTCCCCTATCGTAAGAAGTGCCGCACCACCTCTTGCCAATGTGGTATAAAAATCAATGTTATCCTGTGCAAAATACCCCTTTTCTTCCCCACGCCCGGTAATTGTCATGGGAGACACACAGATTCGGTTCTTTAATGTCAGCCGGCCGATTTTTATGGGGCTGAATAAATATGGATAATGCTTCATAATTCCCTCTCCTTTTGTAATACCTGCTTTTTAACCGTACGGCAGAATTTGTATAACTTTATCTTACACCAGAAAAGATGGAATAACAACAAAATAGAAAAAGAGAGGCCAAACGGCCCCTCCCTGATTACTATGTGAATGATACAAATGTGAGGAAATTAATAATTCTCTACTTTTCTTTCAAAGTATGCCTTCGGATGAGCACATACCGGACATACTTCAGGAGCTTCCTCTGCCTCGTGTACATAACCACAGTTTCTGCACTTCCAGCCTAAAGGAGCATCTCCCTTAAAGGTTTTGTCAGCTTTATAACTTTCAAGGAGTTTTTTATAACGTCTCTCGTGCGCAGCTTCCACTTTTGCAACACCTTCAAATTTTACTGCCAGTTCTTCAAAGCCCTCTTCTCTGGCTTCCTGAGCCATACGTGCGTACATATCTGTCCACTCGTAGTTCTCACCTGCAGCTGCGTCTTCCAGGTTCTGAGCAATATCATGGATTCCGTGAATCTCTTTGAACCACATCTTAGCATGTTCTTTTTCCTGGTCTGCTGTCTCCAGATATAAAGATGCTAACTGCTCATAACCGGCTTTCTTTGCTGCTGATGCGTAATATGTATATTTATTTCTGGCCTGTGATTCACCGGCAAATGCATCCCATAAGTTTTTCTCTGTTTTTGTTCCTGCGTACTTTGACATAATAAAACCCTCCATAAGATTCTGAAAATAACGACTATTTATTTTCTTTAGCAGAACCGGACATCTGCCGGCTCTGCCAATTGGTTGCTAATAGGGAAATACCAAAACTTTTATATGGATTAGCCGAAATATCTCTTTAACAGGCCTTCAAATGCTTTTCCGTGACGAGCCTCGTCTCTTGCCATCTCATGTACTGTATCATGGATAGCATCCAGGTTAGCAGCTTTTGCACGTTTTGCCAGGTCAAATTTACCAGCTGTTGCTCCGTTTTCAGCAGCAACACGCATTTCCAGGTTTTTCTTTGTGCTGTCTGTTACAACTTCGCCTAATAACTCTGCGAATTTAGCCGCATGTTCTGCTTCTTCGTAAGCAGCTTTTTCCCAGTATAAACCGATTTCCGGATATCCTTCTCTGTGAGCCACTCTAGCCATAGCCAGATACATACCAACCTCTGAGCACTCGCCCTCAAAGTTAGCTCTCAGATCAGCAATGATATCTTCGCTTACGCCCTGAGCTACTCCTACAACATGCTCTGCTGCCCAGCTCATTTCGCCAGCCTGCTCTGTAAATTTATCAGCACCTACGCCGCATACTGGACATTTCTCCGGAGCTGCGTCACCTTCATAAACATATCCACATACACTACATACAAATTTTTTCATAATACTCATTCTCCTTTTTAATTAAAATTTTGTTATTTATTGTTTTCTTGATAACAGTAATTATTACTGTTTTAATGTAACATACTTGACAATTTTTGTCAACTAGTTTTTTTAATTTTTTTTGTTTCCAGACATTTCTTACAAACACCGTAAAAGGTAGTCATATGACCTGTTATTTTACCATCAAAGCTCTCGGCCACTTTCTCCTTCATACAGTCAAATTCGCCTGCCTCTATGTCTGTGATACTGTGACACTGGGTGCATATAAAATGACTATGAGGTTTTGTATTGCAGTCAAATCTGTCCGGCCCGTCTCCTGTTGTTATCTTTGCAATCTCGCCTAAGTCTACCAGAAGAGATAAGTTCCGATATACTGTTCCAAGACTGATATTCGGAAAATCGGCTTTGATCCCTGCATATACAGTATCGGCCGTAGGATGCTCCTTGCTGTTCATAACGAACTCGCGGATGGATTCCCGCTGACGGCTGTACTTCAATGTTGCCATCGCACCCTCCTTTCAATAACAATAATTGTTACTGATATAACTATATTATACTTAACAATTTTTGTCAAGTATAATTTATAAAAAAGCCGGCTCTTTTTTCAGCCGGCTTTTGTGTTATGGACTGGCACTGCGTGGGGGTTATTGCAGCAAGCTGCTTTGCATCACCTGGCATCCAGCGCATTGAGGGTATACTCATGTATTGCTTCTCTCCGGAATTTATCTGACTCCAGTATATGGGAAAATAAAATATCCACCATAACTAATATCGGAAACTGTGGGGATATCGCCTTCCCCTTTTCCAGATTTTCCTTAACCGCAAACAAAAGTATCTCATCGCAGTAATCCAAAAATGTCTTATCCTTCCTGGATGTCATCAATATGGTAGTGGCCCCTCTCTCTTTGGCTGCCCTCAGAGAAGTCATGACTTCCTCTGTCCTTCCGCTGACACTGATACCGATAACAGCACAGTCCTCATCCAAGAGCACGGAGTTGATCTTCATAATATGCGTATCTGTCACTGCCTCCACGTTAACACCAATACGCATAAAACGAATCTTCATCTCCACGCCCACCAGACCGGAACTTCCCTTGCCATACACATATACCCGCTTCTTCTCAGACAGTATATTGACAATACGCTTCATCTGCTCCTCATTCACCAGGGAATAACTCTTGTTTAAAAGTTCCTGGTAAGTATTCAGCACCATTTTGGTCTGGTCATTACTCACCGGGTAATTCCGCACAGTTCCCTGCTCATAACAAAAAAGAAACTCCCGGTATCCCTTATATCCACACTTTTTCGCAAAACGTGACAGGGATGCCTCTGACACGTACAGACGGCTGGAAACACTCTTGGAGGATAAATCTATTTTCTCTGTATTATTGATAAAGAAATCAGCGATCGTCTTCTCCAGAGGTGTAAAGCTGCTATAAATTGATTCTATTTGAGGAATGATATTTTTTTCATACTGCTCCATTCGAGCACCTCCATTCTATCTGTCCCTGCGGCAGGCAGCTCACTTTGGACCGGACAGCTAAAATATCAGTTAAGAATGCCTTCCCCTAAAATGGTAAAATGCTCCCAGCATTCCTGCCTGATTTTTATTTTCCGCAAAGGCCAGCCTGGTATGAGAAGCCACTGAGGGTATCAGATACTTATCCAGGCTCTTTCTGATCCGTTCATACAGATATTCCTTCTGGGCCATGATTCCGCCTCCCAGAACTACCACTTCCGGGTTGATCACATAACAGATATTGGCGATTCCCATTCCAAGCACATCCACTATCTCATCAATGGCACGGATACAGTCCATATCCCCCTGCTTTGCATGTTCAAACACATACTTTCCGTCAATACTTTCAGGACTTATATTTTTGTATTGAGCTGTCTTCTTCACCAGGATACTGCTTGCCCCCATATCCTGAAACTCGCCGCCCGGAAGATGCATATATCCGATTTCACACCCGCTTCCGGAAAATCCATGGAACACCTGGTTGTCAATCACAATAGCACCGCCGATCCCTGTCCCGATGGTAAGACACAGGCTGATCCTGCTCCCTTTGGAAGCGCCCGCAAAGTTTTCCGCAAGCCCTGCACAGTTCACATCATTTTCCACCTCACAGGGCAAATGAAATTTGTCCTCCAGAGTTTTTTTGATCTCTGTTCCCGTATATTCCGGAATCAGTGGGGCGGAATATGTGATCCTGCCCGCTTCGCAGTCCACCATGCCCGCTGTTGAGATACAGATACCCGCCGGCCTGTGATCCTTCAGGTAATCTTCAATGATCTTCACTGTTTTTTTCATGATTCCCGGTCCGCCATGCTGCATAGCCTCTGTGGGCATCTCACCTCCAGCAACAAATACCGCATCTTCCTGTATTATACCATATTTTATCAAAGTACCGCCAATATCTATACAAATATATTGCTTCATACGAATGCTCCTTATATTACTGTTCACTACCTTTACAGTTATCTTTTTCTTCCCCGCATTTTTCGCGGCATAAAAACGTGACAAAAGGGAACTGTAATGTCACATCCCCGCGGCCGTTACAGTTCCCTATATTGTACCATGAGTCTGCCCCCACAGTCTTAAAGAATCCTGGATTATTTAATTTTTATCTTAAATATGGCTTTCTTAATCACAGCCGGACCATCAACAGCAACTGCTGTCCTGTGGGCATCCTTTGGGTAGCAGAGAAGAAAATCGCCTTCCGTCAGAACCACATGGCTGTTCGGCTCACCGTCAAGAGGAAGAAAATCATCCTTCTCCACAAATTCTTTTTGTTCCATGTTATCAATGAAATTCACATCAATCTGTTCCGGGCCTCTCAGCATAAAATGCAGATCCAGGTATTGTCTGTGTGCTTCCCAGAAACGGTTCTTGGGTGTTGTAGTCTCATACTCTACAATATTCACAAACAAATTGTCACCGTCAATCTGGTGGCTGCCCTTCTCATATCCCAGTAAGTCATGTTCCTTTGCGTACCGGAAACATTTCAACACTTCCTCTTCCAGCCAGGGATAATCCTTCAAATCTCTGATATTACCAAATACCATTTTGCTGCCTCCTTTACAGAACAAAATTAGGATCAGTTTTTGTAAATTGTTGTATGCGCAGCCGGTACGGAGTTATCGCCCTTAACTTTTCTGGAAATAATACTTGCAGGCAGACCCACAACCAGAGAAACTACAATAGAGATAATGGAGTAGGACCAGATAGAGATTGTCACATCCGGTGCCACAACCGGTACCACATATTTAATAGCCACCATAACAGCCGATGCTGCGATAAATGCGCATACAGCCCCGAACGTATTGGCCACCTTGGTAAATGCGCCCAGGATGAACGTACCAACCAGAATACCAAGTACCAGACCCATAAATCCGTTAAACCATTCGTAAGCAGATTTCACACCGCCGTTAGCCAGGACCATAGCAACCACAATGGAGAAAATACCTACCAGAAGAGATACATACTGTCCAATCTTTGTCTGTTTCTCAAAGCTCAGCTCTTTTTTGGAAAGACGAGCCTGGATATCCAGAGTCCAGCTTGATGCCACAGAGTTCAGGCCGGTAGAAAGTGTGGACTGTGCTGCCGCATAGATCGCTGCCAGAAGCAGTCCGGTAATACCAACAGGAAGTTCAAATGCAATCCAGGATGCAAAAATCTGGTCCTGCTGTGCTGCCGGAGGAAGCTGATTCCCCTGTACCTGATAGAATACATATAACCCGGTACTGATCAGGTAAAATACAGTGGCGATAAAAATAGACAGACCGCCGTTTGTAAGCATCATCTTATTCAGTTTCTTTGTATCTGTTGTTGTTGTGAAACGCTGTACAATATCCTGGCTGGACACATAGGACCCCATAGTATTGAAACCGGCGCCTACGATCATCAGGAATACACTGTCTTTTAAAATATTGGCATTGAAAATAGGCTGGTCAACTGCCAGGAACTTATGTCCTGCTGACATCTCATGGAAGATAGCCCCAATACCGCCGTCAAGATGAGCGATCAGAAACACCAAGCCAAAGGTTACACCAACCAGAAGTACGGAACCCTGGATAAAGTCTGTCCAAAGTACGGATTTCAGGCCGCCTGTGTAAGAGTAAATGATCGCGATAATGCCCATAATGACAATCAGGATATTCACGTTGATCCCCATAAGGCTGGATAATACCATACATGGCAGATACATGATAATGGACATACGTCCAACCTGATAAACAATGAACATAACAGCACCCAGGACACGCAGGCCCTTGCTGTTAAAACGCAGCTCCAGATAATGATAAGCAGTATCAATATCCAGCTTGCTGTAAATAGGCAGGAAGAATTTGATCGTAAGCGGAATAGCCAGCAGCATACCTAACTGGGCAAACCACATGATCCATGTTCCCGCATAGGAGTTTCCTGCCAGAGACAGGAAGGAAATGGGACTCAGCAGTGTTGCAAAAATAGATACGGATGTAACCCACCACGGTACCGTTCCGTCACTCTTAAAGTATTCTTTTCCCTTCATTTCCTTTTTAGCAAAATGAAGACCGGCAAATAAAACGGCTGCCAGGTAAACGATCAAAATTGCCAAATCAATATAAGTAAAGCCTTGCATCTGTTACCTCCCTCTAATCCTGTAACAGTCCGGATACCCGAACGGTTACCTAATCTTTTTCTGTATCCCTTTATAACAATTTAATCTTTTGCTTTTATGCCAGATATCTTTCTTTCGCAGCTTTTACCATCTCAGCAGCCTCATGTGCAATCACCACATCTGCTTCCTGAAGGTTCTCCAGCGGTTCACGGACACCGCCGATATTCACGTTGTCATTTGTGCGCAGGATCTCTTTTGCCACAGCATACATATTTGCGCGGCTGGAGCACATTTTGTAGATAATTTCATTGATGGCGTACTGTAATTCACAGGCTTTTCCTTTTTCCCCTGCTTCAACCAGCTCATTTAATTTCAGGAACAGCTCCGGCATAACCCCATATGTTCCGCCGATACCGCCGTCAGCACCGATGGCGCGTCCGGCTACAAACTGCTCGTCCGGACCGTTGAATACAACGAAGTCATCTTTTGCTGCCAGACCTGCTGATTTGAACATCTGGATATCCTGAGTGGGCATAGAAGAGTTCTTTACAGCAATCACTCTGGGGTTTTTCATCATCTCTGCAAACAGACTCATTGTCAGAGCAGTACCTGCAAGCTGCGGAATGTTATAGATCACGAAATCCGTGTTGGGAGCAGCATTGCTGATGGCATTCCAGTAAGCTGAGATAGAGTATTCCGGCAGACGGAAGTAAATCGGAGGAATGGACGCGATCGCATCTACACCCACACTCTCCGAGTGTTTTGCCAGCTCCACACTGTCTTTTGTGTTATTACATGCCACATGGTTAATAACAGTCAGTTTTCCCTTCGCCGCTGCCATTACGTTCTCAATGATGAGCTTTCTCTCTTCTACGCTCTGGTAAATACATTCACCTGAAGAACCATTGACATACACACCTTTTACGCCTTTGTCAATAAAATGCTGTGTGAGGGCCTGTACACGCTCTCCGCTCACATTGCCTTCCTCATCATAACATGCATAAAACGCCGGGATAATTCCTCTGTACTTATCTAATTTACTCATTGCTGTGACTCCTTTCATCTTCCTCTTAAATTTACTTTTCCAGGGTTGCCATCACATCTGTGAAGGATTTTGTGATCAATTGGGGACGTGTGATAATAGACCCTACTACCACGCTGTAACATCCCAGTTCGATCACACGTTTTGCCTTTTGGGGTGTGTTGATGTTGCCTTCCGCGATCACGTGATGTTTCACTTTGCTTAAAATTGTGCGAATGATCTCAAAATCATTCTCTTCAATCCTGTCGCCCTTGCTGTGCTCTGTGTAGCCAACCAGTGTCGTTCCAATGAAGTCAAATCCAAGCTCGTCTGCGTGAAGCGCTTCCTCCACGGTGGAGCAGTCTGCCATCAAAAGCTGTTCGGGGTATTTCTTTCTGATCTCCACATAAAATTCATCCAAAGTAACATTTCCGGGTCTCAACTCTTTTGTGGCATCAATGGCAATGATTTCAGGTTTTACCTCCATCAGTTCATCTACTTCCTTCATGGTGGGGGTGATATAGACCTTGCTGTC includes the following:
- a CDS encoding ROK family protein translates to MTIDADRKQTLTVSTIRNVNVVNIMQSILRDKTKTRSELAKENHISVMTVKHIVDDLIGGGILVEKVCGGSDVGRKPKALEINEKFGNIVCINLTSVDEISFLIYDIYEAPEAEQTLEFDPKCTYRENLLRAVGLIKEKLAALHTVTVGIAVFVPSAYYENVDLVNYDLIADFKDLHIKQLFAEAFGIGNILVLHDVVPAAWSEYESMDSEADSQFYFYCGHGVGGFFIHRGTAVMGEELMAGEVGKMLLLTDTAGKKYTTFEDMISVSVLNRKLRQAGIDKKFKEVIRAYEEQVEEVKRIVDEALDVIVRVLYNLLWVYNPGMLVVDSCYSDYSRLIMTRFQEFVESLENEAIPIHVQVRQALYDEYHMMRGCFHMVRDAWVDEIYN
- a CDS encoding dihydrodipicolinate synthase family protein — its product is MSKLDKYRGIIPAFYACYDEEGNVSGERVQALTQHFIDKGVKGVYVNGSSGECIYQSVEERKLIIENVMAAAKGKLTVINHVACNNTKDSVELAKHSESVGVDAIASIPPIYFRLPEYSISAYWNAISNAAPNTDFVIYNIPQLAGTALTMSLFAEMMKNPRVIAVKNSSMPTQDIQMFKSAGLAAKDDFVVFNGPDEQFVAGRAIGADGGIGGTYGVMPELFLKLNELVEAGEKGKACELQYAINEIIYKMCSSRANMYAVAKEILRTNDNVNIGGVREPLENLQEADVVIAHEAAEMVKAAKERYLA
- a CDS encoding aminotransferase class III-fold pyridoxal phosphate-dependent enzyme — its product is MGEAMSKINLHGHTHSCYPLTCRSALKNIEIIERDGLVKNSRVVGDYLHSRLLELKDKYPVIKDVRGHGLLQGMELEGTSSEDKYVLGQEFYESMLQNGLVTELESRKNLENVVVVMHPALITSKENVDEAVAVIEKSLTECLK
- a CDS encoding sodium:solute symporter — encoded protein: MQGFTYIDLAILIVYLAAVLFAGLHFAKKEMKGKEYFKSDGTVPWWVTSVSIFATLLSPISFLSLAGNSYAGTWIMWFAQLGMLLAIPLTIKFFLPIYSKLDIDTAYHYLELRFNSKGLRVLGAVMFIVYQVGRMSIIMYLPCMVLSSLMGINVNILIVIMGIIAIIYSYTGGLKSVLWTDFIQGSVLLVGVTFGLVFLIAHLDGGIGAIFHEMSAGHKFLAVDQPIFNANILKDSVFLMIVGAGFNTMGSYVSSQDIVQRFTTTTDTKKLNKMMLTNGGLSIFIATVFYLISTGLYVFYQVQGNQLPPAAQQDQIFASWIAFELPVGITGLLLAAIYAAAQSTLSTGLNSVASSWTLDIQARLSKKELSFEKQTKIGQYVSLLVGIFSIVVAMVLANGGVKSAYEWFNGFMGLVLGILVGTFILGAFTKVANTFGAVCAFIAASAVMVAIKYVVPVVAPDVTISIWSYSIISIVVSLVVGLPASIISRKVKGDNSVPAAHTTIYKN
- a CDS encoding NAD(P)/FAD-dependent oxidoreductase — protein: MKHYPYLFSPIKIGRLTLKNRICVSPMTITGRGEEKGYFAQDNIDFYTTLARGGAALLTIGETGIHSRTDACHPRMAHLDDPGLLPSLTRLVDSVHQYDTFVSIELVHSGRRAHPAYLPDNGEVWGPSPSVNHYGAKVKEMTEEMMNEIADAYAEAAFMAKFAGVDMVMIHGGHGWLLDQFLSPLNNKRTDEYGGSLENRARFPIMVLDRVRARCGRNFPIEYRISGSELIEGGLEEEEMAVFAHMIESKVDSFHVSVGSFHDPATMVRMFPGPFFPNGVNIPYAAAIKKAVSVPVTGIGGLSDPDDMEKLLEEEKVDMVAMGRQMIADPFLPKKALKGKSSEIAHCIRCMRCNSGALIPYVPYPNGVVYCSVNPVMGRLREIARENSFKTVEKKILIAGGGPAGMQAALGALERGHKVILCEASDSLGKTLSYSDHIEFKQDIRKFRDSLISRIEDSQVEVRMNTVVTPELIRSAEPDLVIGAIGGDPFIPPIEGIADNNVLYAASMHRSGAVPGNNTVIIGGGLMGCEEAIALAQDGKNVTIVEMTDIIAGEADGGLKQMIDEKIAYYKIPVLTGCSCRMITEDGAIVKNKDGEERMLAADSVLIAAGVRPKDSETNRLRDTCYDLGIDFIAVGDCKKTGRIREATASGYFAGRNA
- a CDS encoding Fur family transcriptional regulator, whose amino-acid sequence is MATLKYSRQRESIREFVMNSKEHPTADTVYAGIKADFPNISLGTVYRNLSLLVDLGEIAKITTGDGPDRFDCNTKPHSHFICTQCHSITDIEAGEFDCMKEKVAESFDGKITGHMTTFYGVCKKCLETKKIKKTS
- a CDS encoding YhcH/YjgK/YiaL family protein, whose amino-acid sequence is MVFGNIRDLKDYPWLEEEVLKCFRYAKEHDLLGYEKGSHQIDGDNLFVNIVEYETTTPKNRFWEAHRQYLDLHFMLRGPEQIDVNFIDNMEQKEFVEKDDFLPLDGEPNSHVVLTEGDFLLCYPKDAHRTAVAVDGPAVIKKAIFKIKIK
- a CDS encoding N-acetylmannosamine-6-phosphate 2-epimerase, with product MNQRLEKLKGHLIVSCQALPHEPLHSSFIMGRMARAAKEGGAMGIRANTKEDIAEIQKNVDLPVIGIVKRDYDDSKVYITPTMKEVDELMEVKPEIIAIDATKELRPGNVTLDEFYVEIRKKYPEQLLMADCSTVEEALHADELGFDFIGTTLVGYTEHSKGDRIEENDFEIIRTILSKVKHHVIAEGNINTPQKAKRVIELGCYSVVVGSIITRPQLITKSFTDVMATLEK
- the rbr gene encoding rubrerythrin, with translation MSKYAGTKTEKNLWDAFAGESQARNKYTYYASAAKKAGYEQLASLYLETADQEKEHAKMWFKEIHGIHDIAQNLEDAAAGENYEWTDMYARMAQEAREEGFEELAVKFEGVAKVEAAHERRYKKLLESYKADKTFKGDAPLGWKCRNCGYVHEAEEAPEVCPVCAHPKAYFERKVENY
- a CDS encoding MurR/RpiR family transcriptional regulator translates to MEQYEKNIIPQIESIYSSFTPLEKTIADFFINNTEKIDLSSKSVSSRLYVSEASLSRFAKKCGYKGYREFLFCYEQGTVRNYPVSNDQTKMVLNTYQELLNKSYSLVNEEQMKRIVNILSEKKRVYVYGKGSSGLVGVEMKIRFMRIGVNVEAVTDTHIMKINSVLLDEDCAVIGISVSGRTEEVMTSLRAAKERGATTILMTSRKDKTFLDYCDEILLFAVKENLEKGKAISPQFPILVMVDILFSHILESDKFRREAIHEYTLNALDAR
- a CDS encoding NADH peroxidase, with translation MKKFVCSVCGYVYEGDAAPEKCPVCGVGADKFTEQAGEMSWAAEHVVGVAQGVSEDIIADLRANFEGECSEVGMYLAMARVAHREGYPEIGLYWEKAAYEEAEHAAKFAELLGEVVTDSTKKNLEMRVAAENGATAGKFDLAKRAKAANLDAIHDTVHEMARDEARHGKAFEGLLKRYFG
- a CDS encoding ROK family protein; this translates as MKQYICIDIGGTLIKYGIIQEDAVFVAGGEMPTEAMQHGGPGIMKKTVKIIEDYLKDHRPAGICISTAGMVDCEAGRITYSAPLIPEYTGTEIKKTLEDKFHLPCEVENDVNCAGLAENFAGASKGSRISLCLTIGTGIGGAIVIDNQVFHGFSGSGCEIGYMHLPGGEFQDMGASSILVKKTAQYKNISPESIDGKYVFEHAKQGDMDCIRAIDEIVDVLGMGIANICYVINPEVVVLGGGIMAQKEYLYERIRKSLDKYLIPSVASHTRLAFAENKNQAGMLGAFYHFRGRHS
- a CDS encoding ROK family protein; translated protein: MNNVIIGIDLGGTNLRIGAVTPENEMRNPSVIKSFYIANAHNPVKKLCEIIEKYRVSNGIENIDAVSIGVPSSVSNDKETVICTTNIRNSAGEVVFHNRNISAEIREYFEVPVYVNNDVNNLLQYDVAVNHLEKDKIVVGSII